The Bacillus vallismortis genome window below encodes:
- a CDS encoding Ig-like domain-containing protein, translating into MKKIGLLFMLCLAAVFTIIVPAQQADAAEAPYKATITNISTDGGVYGKINYGQGQFWRVKYNITISGKLLDQNGQPVPNAPVRFEADTKVGNTTKTASGTTDENGTFEVPMYLGPAAGYYTYYTSVSVHYYDIIPFRAYSGDSRLVSTDNSLYHFAYQVRR; encoded by the coding sequence ATGAAAAAAATCGGTTTATTGTTTATGCTGTGCTTGGCAGCTGTGTTTACAATCATTGTCCCAGCACAACAAGCAGACGCTGCTGAGGCGCCTTATAAGGCTACAATCACAAATATCAGCACAGATGGAGGGGTTTACGGTAAAATCAATTACGGTCAAGGTCAATTTTGGCGAGTGAAGTACAATATCACCATAAGCGGCAAATTGCTCGACCAAAACGGACAGCCGGTGCCAAACGCTCCAGTAAGATTTGAAGCAGATACGAAAGTCGGAAATACAACAAAAACAGCTTCAGGAACAACCGATGAAAACGGAACGTTTGAGGTTCCAATGTATTTGGGACCAGCTGCTGGGTACTATACGTATTACACATCTGTTTCCGTTCATTACTATGACATCATCCCTTTTAGAGCTTATTCAGGAGATTCGAGACTGGTATCCACTGATAACAGCCTTTATCATTTCGCCTATCAAGTAAGAAGATAA
- a CDS encoding putative DNA-binding protein — MSLEKTTRMNYLFDFYQSLLTSKQKSYMSLYYLDDFSLGEIAEEYEVSRQAVYDNIKRTEAMLEQYEEKLLLLKKFQERKEMFNKLKELASGSKEEEELTALIEALEKLD, encoded by the coding sequence ATGTCACTCGAAAAGACAACGAGAATGAATTATCTGTTTGATTTTTATCAGTCGTTGTTGACGTCAAAACAGAAGAGCTATATGTCGCTTTATTATTTGGACGATTTCTCCCTAGGCGAAATAGCCGAAGAATATGAGGTTTCAAGACAAGCTGTTTATGATAACATCAAACGAACAGAAGCGATGCTTGAACAATATGAAGAAAAGCTGCTCCTTTTGAAAAAGTTTCAGGAGCGTAAAGAGATGTTTAATAAGCTGAAGGAGCTTGCTTCCGGTTCAAAAGAAGAGGAAGAACTTACAGCTCTGATTGAAGCGCTTGAGAAATTAGATTAG
- the ffh gene encoding signal recognition particle protein yields MAFEGLADRLQQTISKIRGKGKVSEQDVKDMMREVRLALLEADVNFKVVKDFVKKVSERAVGQDVMKSLTPGQQVIKVVKEELTELMGGEESKIATAKRPPTVIMMVGLQGAGKTTTSGKLANLLRKKHNRKPMLVAADIYRPAAIKQLETLGKQLDMPVFSLGDQVSPVEIAKQAIEKAKEEHYDYVILDTAGRLHIDHELMDELTSVKEIANPEEIFLVVDSMTGQDAVNVAQSFNEQLGLTGVVLTKLDGDTRGGAALSIRAVTNTPIKFAGLGEKLDALESFHPERMASRILGMGDVLTLIEKAQASVDEDKAKELEQKMRTMSFTLDDFLEQLGQVRNMGPLDELLQMMPGAGKMKGLKNIQVDEKQLNHVEAIIKSMTVREKEQPDIINASRRKRIAKGSGTSVQEVNRLLKQFDEMKKMMKQMTNMSKGKKKGFKLPFM; encoded by the coding sequence ATGGCATTTGAAGGATTAGCCGACCGACTGCAGCAGACGATTTCCAAAATCCGCGGAAAAGGGAAAGTCAGTGAACAAGATGTAAAAGATATGATGCGTGAGGTTCGTCTTGCGCTGCTTGAGGCTGACGTTAACTTTAAAGTAGTCAAGGATTTTGTCAAGAAAGTAAGTGAACGCGCTGTAGGCCAAGACGTCATGAAAAGTCTGACGCCCGGCCAGCAGGTCATTAAAGTTGTTAAAGAGGAACTGACTGAGCTGATGGGCGGCGAAGAGAGCAAAATCGCCACCGCGAAAAGGCCGCCGACTGTTATTATGATGGTCGGTCTCCAGGGTGCCGGTAAAACGACAACAAGCGGTAAGCTTGCGAATCTGCTGCGCAAAAAGCATAATCGCAAACCGATGCTGGTTGCTGCCGATATTTACCGCCCAGCCGCCATTAAGCAGCTGGAAACACTTGGCAAACAGCTTGACATGCCTGTTTTCTCACTTGGTGATCAGGTCAGTCCTGTAGAAATAGCTAAACAGGCTATTGAAAAAGCCAAGGAAGAACATTATGACTATGTCATTTTGGATACGGCAGGCCGCTTGCATATTGACCATGAATTGATGGATGAACTGACCAGTGTGAAGGAAATCGCGAATCCGGAAGAAATCTTCCTGGTTGTCGATTCAATGACCGGTCAGGACGCTGTAAATGTAGCCCAAAGCTTTAATGAACAGCTCGGTTTAACCGGTGTTGTGCTGACTAAGCTTGATGGAGACACACGCGGAGGTGCTGCGCTTTCTATTCGCGCGGTCACAAACACGCCGATTAAGTTCGCCGGTTTAGGCGAAAAGCTTGATGCGCTAGAATCGTTCCATCCTGAACGCATGGCATCAAGGATTCTCGGCATGGGCGACGTGCTGACATTGATTGAAAAAGCACAGGCCAGCGTCGATGAAGATAAAGCCAAAGAGCTGGAACAAAAAATGAGAACAATGAGCTTCACATTGGACGATTTTCTGGAGCAGCTCGGGCAGGTCAGAAACATGGGGCCGCTTGATGAGCTTCTGCAAATGATGCCGGGTGCAGGTAAAATGAAAGGCCTGAAAAACATCCAAGTTGATGAAAAACAGCTGAATCATGTGGAAGCAATCATTAAATCAATGACTGTTCGTGAAAAAGAACAGCCGGATATCATCAATGCCAGCCGGCGGAAGCGGATTGCGAAAGGAAGCGGGACATCCGTGCAGGAAGTCAACCGTCTGCTTAAGCAGTTTGACGAAATGAAAAAAATGATGAAGCAGATGACAAACATGTCAAAAGGCAAGAAAAAAGGGTTTAAGCTACCTTTTATGTAA
- the rpsP gene encoding 30S ribosomal protein S16, giving the protein MAVKIRLKRMGSKRSPFYRIVVADSRSPRDGRFIETVGTYNPVVKPAEVKIDEELALKWLQTGAKPSDTVRNLFSNQGIMEKFHNAKQGK; this is encoded by the coding sequence ATGGCAGTAAAAATTCGTTTAAAACGTATGGGATCAAAAAGATCTCCTTTCTATCGTATTGTTGTAGCAGATTCTCGTTCACCACGTGACGGCCGTTTCATCGAAACAGTCGGAACTTACAATCCGGTTGTAAAACCAGCAGAAGTGAAAATTGATGAAGAGCTTGCTCTTAAATGGCTTCAAACTGGAGCTAAACCTTCTGACACAGTTCGTAACTTGTTCTCGAACCAAGGAATCATGGAAAAATTCCACAACGCTAAACAAGGCAAGTAA
- a CDS encoding KH domain-containing protein — MTDQHLEDLIVKIVTPLVDHPDDIRITREETDQKIALRLSVHKSDTGKVIGKQGRTAKAIRTAVFAAGAQSSKKVQFEIFD; from the coding sequence ATGACTGATCAACACTTGGAAGATTTGATTGTCAAAATTGTGACGCCGCTTGTTGATCATCCAGATGACATTCGCATCACAAGAGAAGAAACCGATCAAAAGATTGCGCTGCGCTTATCTGTCCATAAGTCAGATACCGGTAAAGTTATCGGAAAGCAAGGCCGGACTGCAAAAGCGATTCGAACAGCTGTATTTGCAGCTGGCGCACAGTCTTCTAAGAAAGTTCAATTTGAGATATTTGACTAA
- a CDS encoding YlqD family protein encodes MQIIHRVAVMQVLTERSKEKLLASFADKKQMLERECSQLYFQLRKHEKEQQNPDMIEQFKKAIEKRKDNIKIIDFQIAQVHTLPLGSEMKEKEVDALLTIEAGDNWHEKTAANTIVIKDGQVIEIRQR; translated from the coding sequence ATGCAAATTATTCACCGTGTAGCCGTTATGCAAGTCTTAACCGAGCGCAGCAAGGAAAAGCTTTTAGCTTCTTTTGCCGACAAGAAACAAATGCTTGAACGAGAATGCAGCCAGCTCTATTTTCAGCTTAGAAAACATGAGAAAGAACAGCAAAATCCAGATATGATTGAACAATTTAAAAAGGCAATAGAAAAGCGAAAAGATAACATAAAAATAATCGATTTTCAAATTGCTCAAGTACATACATTGCCGCTTGGCAGTGAGATGAAAGAAAAGGAAGTCGATGCGCTGCTGACAATTGAAGCCGGGGATAACTGGCATGAGAAAACAGCGGCAAACACCATCGTCATAAAAGACGGACAAGTAATTGAAATTCGCCAGAGGTGA
- the rimM gene encoding ribosome maturation factor RimM (Essential for efficient processing of 16S rRNA) — protein MTKRWFNVGKIVNTHGIKGEVRVISKTDFAEERYKPGNTLYLFIDGRNEPVEVTVNTHRLHKQFHLLQFKERQSMNEVEELKNAIIKVPEEDLGELNAGEFYFHEIIGCEVFTEDGQLIGKVKEILTPGANDVWVIGRKGKKDALIPYIESVVKHIDVSEKKIEVELMEGLIDE, from the coding sequence ATGACAAAGCGATGGTTTAACGTAGGTAAGATCGTAAATACCCACGGAATTAAAGGCGAAGTGCGGGTGATTTCGAAAACAGATTTTGCCGAAGAACGGTACAAGCCGGGCAACACGCTGTATCTGTTTATAGACGGACGTAACGAGCCCGTGGAAGTAACGGTGAACACGCACAGACTGCATAAACAATTTCATTTGCTGCAGTTTAAAGAAAGACAAAGCATGAATGAAGTGGAAGAACTGAAAAACGCGATCATTAAAGTTCCTGAAGAAGATTTAGGAGAGCTGAATGCGGGAGAATTTTATTTCCACGAAATCATTGGGTGTGAAGTATTTACCGAAGACGGCCAACTAATCGGAAAGGTTAAAGAAATTTTGACACCTGGAGCTAATGACGTATGGGTCATCGGGAGAAAAGGGAAAAAAGACGCGCTGATTCCTTACATTGAATCAGTGGTCAAACATATCGATGTCAGCGAAAAGAAAATTGAGGTTGAACTTATGGAAGGATTAATAGACGAATGA
- the trmD gene encoding tRNA (guanosine(37)-N1)-methyltransferase TrmD codes for MKIDFLTLFPEMFEGVLGSSILQKAQDKEAVQFQVVNFREYSDNKHNTVDDYPYGGGAGMVLKPQPVFDAVEGLTSKAAAAPRIILVCPQGERFTQKKAEQLAKEEHLLFICGHYEGYDERIREHLVTDEISIGDFVLTGGELPAMMIADSVVRLLPGVLGKEASHIEDSFSTGLLEHPHYTRPADYKGLKVPETLLSGNHAKINEWRNKESIRRTYARRPDLLKDYPLTEQQRKWISEWEKE; via the coding sequence ATGAAAATCGACTTTTTGACACTGTTTCCCGAAATGTTTGAAGGCGTGCTCGGTTCATCGATTCTTCAAAAAGCGCAGGATAAAGAAGCGGTGCAGTTTCAAGTCGTAAATTTCCGGGAGTATTCTGATAACAAGCATAATACTGTTGATGATTATCCTTATGGCGGCGGGGCAGGCATGGTTCTCAAGCCTCAGCCTGTTTTTGACGCGGTCGAGGGCCTGACATCAAAGGCAGCCGCTGCTCCGCGTATTATTCTCGTCTGCCCGCAAGGTGAACGCTTTACCCAAAAAAAAGCCGAACAATTAGCGAAGGAAGAGCATTTGCTGTTCATTTGCGGCCACTATGAAGGCTACGATGAACGCATTCGCGAGCATCTGGTGACGGATGAAATATCCATTGGCGATTTTGTTCTGACCGGCGGTGAGCTCCCTGCAATGATGATTGCCGACAGTGTGGTTAGACTGCTTCCGGGTGTGCTGGGCAAAGAGGCTTCCCATATTGAGGATTCATTCAGCACCGGCCTTTTAGAGCACCCGCATTATACAAGACCGGCGGATTACAAAGGTTTAAAAGTGCCTGAAACGCTTCTATCAGGAAACCATGCGAAAATCAACGAATGGCGGAATAAAGAATCGATCAGAAGAACCTATGCAAGACGCCCGGATCTTCTGAAAGACTATCCGCTTACAGAGCAGCAAAGAAAATGGATTTCTGAATGGGAAAAAGAATAG
- the rplS gene encoding 50S ribosomal protein L19, with amino-acid sequence MQKLIEDITKEQLRTDLPAFRPGDTLRVHVKVVEGNRERIQIFEGVVIKRRGGGISETFTVRKISYGVGVERTFPVHTPKIAKIEVVRYGKVRRAKLYYLRELRGKAARIKEIRR; translated from the coding sequence ATGCAAAAACTAATTGAAGATATCACAAAAGAACAACTTCGTACTGATCTTCCTGCGTTCCGTCCTGGTGACACTTTACGTGTACACGTTAAAGTTGTTGAGGGTAACCGTGAGCGTATTCAGATCTTTGAAGGTGTTGTGATCAAGCGTCGTGGTGGTGGAATCAGCGAAACGTTCACAGTTCGTAAGATTTCTTACGGTGTTGGCGTTGAACGTACTTTCCCTGTACACACACCAAAAATCGCGAAAATCGAAGTTGTACGTTACGGTAAAGTACGCCGTGCTAAGCTTTACTACCTGCGTGAACTTCGCGGAAAAGCGGCTCGTATTAAAGAGATCAGACGATAA
- the ylqF gene encoding ribosome biogenesis GTPase YlqF yields MTIQWFPGHMAKARREVTEKLKLIDIVYELVDARIPMSSRNPMIEDILKNKPRIMLLNKADKADAAVTQQWKQHFENQGIRSLSINSVNGQGLNQIVPASKEILQEKFDRMRAKGVKPRAIRALIIGIPNVGKSTLINRLAKKNIAKTGDRPGITTSQQWVKVGKELELLDTPGILWPKFEDELVGLRLAITGAIKDTILNLQDVAVFGLRFLEEHYPERLKERYSLDEIPEDIAELFDAIGEKRGCLMSGGLINYDKTTEVIIRDIRTEKFGRLSFEQPAK; encoded by the coding sequence ATGACAATTCAATGGTTCCCGGGCCATATGGCAAAGGCAAGAAGGGAAGTAACCGAAAAATTAAAATTAATCGATATTGTATATGAATTGGTAGATGCCAGAATTCCTATGTCATCAAGAAACCCAATGATTGAGGACATTCTAAAAAATAAGCCGAGAATTATGCTGTTAAACAAGGCTGACAAAGCAGATGCGGCAGTTACGCAGCAATGGAAACAGCACTTTGAGAATCAGGGGATTCGATCTCTGTCCATTAATTCGGTAAACGGACAAGGCTTAAATCAAATTGTGCCTGCGTCAAAAGAGATCCTCCAAGAAAAATTTGACCGGATGAGGGCGAAAGGCGTGAAGCCTAGAGCAATTCGCGCTTTGATTATCGGTATTCCAAACGTCGGAAAATCAACACTTATCAACCGGCTGGCAAAGAAAAACATAGCAAAAACGGGAGACAGACCTGGTATTACGACATCTCAGCAGTGGGTCAAAGTCGGGAAAGAATTAGAGCTCTTAGACACACCGGGGATTTTATGGCCTAAATTTGAAGACGAGCTTGTTGGCTTAAGGCTGGCAATCACCGGGGCTATTAAAGACACAATTCTCAATCTGCAGGACGTGGCTGTGTTTGGTCTTCGTTTTCTCGAAGAACATTATCCTGAACGGCTTAAAGAGCGTTACAGCCTTGATGAGATCCCAGAGGACATTGCAGAGCTGTTTGATGCAATAGGTGAAAAGCGCGGCTGTCTCATGAGCGGAGGGCTTATTAACTACGATAAAACGACTGAAGTCATCATTCGCGATATCCGCACTGAAAAGTTCGGCAGGCTGTCATTTGAACAGCCCGCTAAGTAA
- the rnhB gene encoding ribonuclease HII, which yields MNTLTVKDIKDRLQEVKDGQDPFLAQCVNDPRKSVQTLVEQWLKKQAKEKALKEQWLNMTSYERLARNKGFRLIAGVDEVGRGPLAGPVVASAVILPEECEILGLTDSKKLSEKKRDEYYELIMKEALAVGIGIVEASVIDEINIYEASKMAMVKAIQDLPDTPDYLLVDAMTLPLDTAQSSIIKGDAKSVSIAAGACIAKVTRDRMMSAYAETYPMYGFEKNKGYGTKEHLEALAAYGPTELHRKTFAPVQSIS from the coding sequence GTGAATACATTAACCGTAAAGGACATTAAAGACCGTTTGCAGGAAGTGAAGGATGGACAAGACCCATTTCTTGCCCAATGCGTAAACGATCCGAGAAAGAGCGTTCAAACGCTTGTAGAGCAATGGCTTAAAAAGCAGGCGAAAGAAAAAGCGCTGAAAGAACAATGGCTGAATATGACTTCCTATGAAAGGCTGGCAAGAAACAAAGGATTTCGCTTGATCGCAGGTGTTGACGAGGTCGGCCGGGGGCCATTGGCAGGACCTGTTGTCGCCAGCGCAGTCATTCTTCCGGAGGAATGTGAAATACTTGGGCTGACAGACTCCAAAAAACTTTCAGAAAAAAAGCGTGATGAATATTACGAACTTATTATGAAAGAAGCACTGGCGGTCGGAATAGGAATTGTAGAAGCCTCTGTGATTGATGAAATCAATATATATGAGGCTTCAAAGATGGCAATGGTGAAAGCGATACAGGATTTGCCAGATACACCTGATTATTTGCTTGTTGACGCAATGACACTGCCGCTCGACACGGCTCAGTCCTCAATTATAAAAGGTGATGCCAAAAGCGTGTCTATTGCGGCAGGTGCGTGTATCGCGAAAGTAACAAGAGACCGGATGATGAGCGCCTATGCCGAAACCTACCCCATGTATGGCTTTGAAAAAAATAAAGGCTATGGGACAAAAGAGCATCTTGAAGCTCTCGCTGCATACGGCCCAACTGAATTGCACCGCAAAACTTTCGCTCCTGTTCAATCTATCAGTTAA
- a CDS encoding FlhB-like flagellar biosynthesis protein, translating to MKEQTPVRKAMALHYDERKDRAPRVVATGKGHVADNIIKEAKNAGVPIQEDRTLVELMRHLTVDDQIPEALYETVAEIFSFIYRLDESVKNKK from the coding sequence ATGAAAGAGCAGACGCCGGTCAGAAAAGCGATGGCTCTCCATTATGATGAACGAAAAGACAGGGCGCCGAGAGTGGTTGCGACAGGAAAGGGCCATGTAGCCGACAACATTATCAAAGAAGCGAAAAATGCAGGGGTCCCGATTCAAGAAGATCGGACCCTTGTCGAATTAATGCGCCATTTGACTGTGGATGATCAAATCCCGGAAGCTCTTTATGAAACGGTAGCCGAGATTTTTTCGTTCATTTACAGATTGGACGAAAGCGTAAAAAACAAAAAATAA
- the sucC gene encoding ADP-forming succinate--CoA ligase subunit beta encodes MNIHEYQGKEVLRKYGVSVPEGKVAFTADEAVEKAKNLSSSVYVVKAQIHAGGRGKAGGVKIAKSLDEVKAYAEELLGKTLVTHQTGPDGQVIKRLLIEEGCDIKKEYYVGLVLDRATSRIVLMASEEGGTEIEEVAEKTPEKIKKAVIDPAVGLQGYQAREIAFAINIPKELVGKAAKFMLGLYKAFVEKDCSIAEINPLVVTGDGSVMALDAKLNFDSNALYRQKDIMEYRDLDEEDPKEIEASKYDLSYISLDGNIGCMVNGAGLAMSTMDIIKHYGGEPANFLDVGGGATAEKVTEAFKIILSDQNVKGIFVNIFGGIMKCDVIAEGVVEATKQVGLTLPLVVRLEGTNVDLGKKILSESGLNITSAESMADGAQKIVSLV; translated from the coding sequence ATGAATATCCATGAGTACCAGGGAAAAGAAGTCCTCAGAAAATATGGGGTATCTGTTCCTGAAGGTAAAGTGGCTTTTACAGCAGATGAAGCAGTTGAGAAAGCAAAGAACTTATCCAGCTCGGTTTATGTCGTAAAGGCTCAAATTCATGCTGGCGGTCGAGGCAAAGCTGGTGGGGTAAAAATAGCAAAATCATTAGACGAAGTTAAAGCGTATGCCGAAGAGCTCTTAGGGAAGACCCTAGTTACACATCAGACAGGTCCGGACGGCCAAGTAATAAAACGCTTACTTATTGAAGAAGGCTGCGATATCAAAAAAGAATACTACGTGGGTCTTGTGCTTGACCGCGCCACTTCCAGAATCGTTCTGATGGCTTCCGAAGAAGGCGGAACAGAAATTGAAGAAGTTGCGGAAAAAACACCGGAAAAAATCAAAAAAGCTGTAATTGATCCGGCTGTCGGCCTCCAAGGCTATCAAGCCAGAGAAATTGCATTCGCTATTAATATTCCAAAAGAGCTCGTGGGGAAAGCTGCTAAATTTATGCTTGGATTATATAAGGCGTTTGTTGAGAAAGACTGCTCTATCGCTGAAATCAACCCGCTCGTTGTCACCGGCGACGGAAGTGTGATGGCGCTTGATGCGAAATTGAATTTCGACAGCAACGCGTTGTATAGACAAAAAGACATTATGGAATACAGAGACTTGGATGAAGAAGATCCGAAAGAAATCGAAGCGTCCAAATACGATTTAAGCTACATTTCCCTTGATGGAAATATCGGCTGTATGGTAAACGGCGCGGGACTTGCAATGTCCACAATGGATATTATCAAGCACTACGGAGGAGAACCGGCCAACTTCCTGGATGTGGGCGGCGGTGCAACCGCAGAAAAAGTCACGGAAGCATTCAAAATCATTCTTTCTGATCAAAACGTTAAAGGGATTTTTGTCAACATTTTCGGCGGCATTATGAAATGTGATGTCATCGCAGAAGGGGTTGTTGAAGCGACTAAACAAGTCGGTTTGACATTGCCGCTTGTCGTCCGTCTAGAAGGCACAAACGTGGATCTAGGGAAGAAAATCCTTAGTGAATCAGGGTTAAATATCACATCTGCGGAATCAATGGCTGACGGCGCGCAGAAAATCGTATCCTTAGTTTAA
- the sucD gene encoding succinate--CoA ligase subunit alpha — MSVFINKDTRVIVQGITGSTALFHTKQMLEYGTNIVGGVTPGKGGTEAEGVPVFNTVADAVQTTGANASVIYVPAPFAADAIMEAVDAELDLVICITEHIPVLDMVKVKRFMEGKKTRLIGPNCPGVITPEECKIGIMPGYIHKKGHVGVVSRSGTLTYEAVHQLSEAGVGQSTAVGIGGDPVNGTNFIDVLKAFNEDPDTHAVIMIGEIGGTAEEEAAEWVKANMTKPVVGFIGGKTAPPGKRMGHAGAIISGGKGTADEKIKTLNACGIKVADTPSVMGETLIKVLKEKNLFETCKTH; from the coding sequence ATGAGTGTTTTTATTAATAAAGATACAAGAGTTATTGTGCAAGGGATTACAGGTTCTACCGCTTTATTTCATACGAAACAGATGCTCGAATACGGCACAAATATCGTAGGCGGTGTAACACCTGGAAAAGGCGGAACTGAAGCGGAAGGGGTTCCTGTATTTAATACAGTGGCTGACGCAGTTCAAACGACCGGCGCTAACGCGTCTGTTATATATGTGCCGGCACCGTTTGCAGCTGATGCGATTATGGAAGCGGTAGATGCGGAGCTTGATCTCGTGATCTGCATCACTGAACATATTCCGGTTTTGGATATGGTAAAGGTAAAACGCTTTATGGAAGGCAAAAAAACGAGACTGATAGGGCCGAACTGTCCTGGTGTTATCACGCCTGAAGAATGCAAAATCGGCATTATGCCTGGATATATCCATAAAAAGGGTCATGTAGGCGTTGTATCGCGTTCAGGAACATTAACATACGAAGCGGTGCACCAGCTGTCAGAAGCCGGTGTAGGACAATCTACAGCTGTTGGAATCGGCGGCGACCCTGTAAATGGAACAAACTTTATTGACGTTTTAAAAGCGTTTAACGAAGATCCTGACACACATGCTGTCATTATGATTGGCGAAATCGGCGGTACTGCCGAAGAGGAAGCGGCAGAGTGGGTAAAAGCCAACATGACAAAACCGGTAGTCGGTTTTATCGGCGGTAAAACAGCACCCCCAGGGAAGCGCATGGGACATGCCGGCGCCATTATTTCCGGCGGGAAAGGTACAGCTGATGAAAAAATCAAAACCCTTAATGCATGCGGAATAAAAGTTGCAGACACACCTTCTGTAATGGGCGAAACGTTAATTAAGGTGCTGAAAGAGAAGAACTTGTTCGAAACTTGCAAAACGCATTAA
- the dprA gene encoding DNA-processing protein DprA yields MDQPAACLMNCRINQLLSPSLLLKWWKADPSMSLTSPMLETVTRGKREAAALKNKIEKHYPKLQRVLASYHEQGIIPIPISSKQYPFWLQTIYDPPAVLFAKGDMALLSEGRKIGIVGTRNPTAYGMHVVNHLTKELCRKEWVIVSGLASGIDGMSHAASIKAKGRTIGVIAGGFHHIYPRENLQLANHMAKHHILLSEHPPETKPQKWHFPMRNRIISGLSEGIIVVQGKEKSGSLITAYQALEQGREVFAVPGSLFDPYAGGPIKLIQQGAKAIWSAEDVFEELPERNVQYTEPF; encoded by the coding sequence TTGGATCAGCCCGCTGCCTGTTTAATGAATTGCAGAATCAATCAATTATTATCCCCATCCCTTCTATTAAAATGGTGGAAAGCCGATCCATCTATGTCGCTGACATCACCCATGTTAGAAACTGTTACTCGCGGTAAAAGAGAGGCAGCTGCATTAAAAAACAAAATAGAAAAACATTATCCAAAGCTTCAGCGTGTACTTGCTTCTTACCATGAGCAAGGCATTATCCCCATCCCGATTTCTTCTAAGCAATATCCTTTCTGGCTGCAAACCATTTATGATCCCCCCGCCGTCCTGTTTGCAAAGGGTGATATGGCTCTTCTTTCCGAAGGGAGGAAAATTGGAATTGTAGGTACAAGAAATCCAACAGCTTATGGGATGCATGTTGTCAATCACCTTACTAAAGAGCTTTGCCGCAAAGAGTGGGTGATTGTCAGCGGACTTGCGTCTGGGATAGACGGAATGTCCCACGCGGCAAGTATTAAGGCGAAGGGGCGGACAATCGGCGTCATTGCAGGGGGATTTCATCACATTTATCCCCGGGAAAACCTTCAGTTAGCAAATCACATGGCAAAACACCATATCCTTCTGTCAGAGCATCCACCTGAAACTAAACCCCAAAAATGGCATTTCCCTATGAGAAACCGTATCATCAGCGGATTAAGTGAAGGCATTATTGTTGTGCAGGGCAAAGAAAAAAGCGGTTCGCTGATTACTGCATATCAAGCACTGGAACAAGGGAGAGAAGTTTTTGCCGTACCCGGTTCATTATTTGATCCTTACGCCGGAGGTCCTATAAAACTGATTCAGCAGGGGGCTAAAGCCATATGGTCAGCAGAGGATGTTTTCGAGGAGCTTCCTGAAAGAAACGTTCAATATACGGAACCCTTTTGA